A stretch of DNA from Montipora capricornis isolate CH-2021 chromosome 1, ASM3666992v2, whole genome shotgun sequence:
ggctcCATACTGGGCTAAGTAAATTTGTGCAAAATATTTCGACAAATATTTGAAGATCGGGAAAACGTACAGTCCTAAAACTTGGGCAAAGTGTCTTAAATATTACCTCCTATAACAATGTAATTCCTTGACGGTTTTTTTACTGAATAGTttcgaaatattttttaattgcgtgacggtgcaacccaagaatttatACCCCTTCAACGTGTGGAATGATAAACGAGTTTTAAACTAAAACTTGCCACTCTCTCATTGCCACTGCCCAAATCCACCATCGTCGATCCTTGCCTTTAAGAGGTTTTTGCCGTTTTTGTAATATTAGCAACTTGTCTCTCTGTCGCTGGCACATAAGGAAGGCAAATTTTTCTAAGAGCTTGGGTGACAAATGGTTCATTGCCAAGAACAATTTCCAAGTGCTGTGGCTCCTGTCATTCCAACAACTACCTTGCCAAATTTGCATGATTTCTTGGGGATCTTGTGGATCTTGTTGTCTTCTTGGAGCTCTAATAATACCAACATGGCTTTCGGAGTCAATTCCTCTGAAGAACACACTGGAATATTCGATTtaaacaaggacaaagaaacaACGACGAAAATATTATGAAGAGGACTCCAAACTATCGAAAAGAAACACGAAAAAGGAAAAGTTCCCATTCCATTTAAGCCCCGATAATCTCAAGAGTGAAGTCCTGCAATTTCGATTGTTGATTCTTCTGTAACTCAACTGCAATGGTGGGTCTTTGCCTTCTTCTAACTCGTGCACACGTGGGGAAGGGAGGGGGAAGGGATTTGTATTCGCGAATGATTTTCGCGTGAAAAACATAAAGTCATAAAAATCCGGAGTAGATTGCAGAATcccgacgaaaacaaaaaccgaAGATTAAAAAAGACCCACGAAATTCCTTCGTTTTCCGCTGTAAAGTCACAACTCCTCTTATCGTGGGTGGGGTAATAGTGTTACATCACAGCCTCGCTTGCATGCAAAGGAGTATTCTTGAGGGAGGGGGTGAAAAACAGAGCTACTGTTGGGAAATTTCACACTCCTTCGCGTTATTGAGGGACGGAAGAGCGTACTTTCTATAGAGGGAGCTAACAAGCAAGCGCCAGAGAAGCAAACTTGTAGGGGGTTCTTGAAGCTCGcaaatgctactttcagcattctcgaCGAGATATCAAAAAAACAATAAGCGGGGATCATCggtaaaatgacagatgttttacttcttatttttaCTTTCTGCTTGAAATTGGGAGGGCTAAAATGGCAAAAGCAATAACTTACTAAAGGTGGAGTTTCTTTCCgatttttagaattttaaaatgaataatttTCAGGGGCCCCGGGGGTAGAGCTCAAAACACAGGGAAGTCGTCACCAAGAATGGGGAGCGTATCCTGACAGGACAAAGTGAGTCAATTCATGCAAACACACAAAACTTCATctcaaaattttaattaaaccaCGACTACTTTTTTAAATGTTACAAACCATTACTTGTAAACAATTTCAAGCATGCATTATGACAAATCTTCTGTTACATATTGATCATTGAGTTTTACAAagcaattaaaaagtaaaaggtgaaatattatttacaaacttTTCGCTATTTTGGTGTCTTCCTTGAAGGACAATTTGTTTTAGGAATTACTTTGTTTACTACCCCTAACACCAccacgaaaactttgccttaaaattcacctcttcggctttgctcagaggcttgtgaccgggtagtcaacaacggaaactcgcaagatggtttcagcctcaactctgattgcaGAGTtttgcagagttcagagttttgtaaggcatcctgcacacaggattgcttcgagatcctggactctgcagccactaagtaccaagtgaaacttaaggaatccatgtatataaaatgggagaagcccgatctcaaccagcaggtgaaacacattaacctgactctctccctgtaaggaactaagcgtcactcatttaaatttttgttttgttctgttttgatttaatacgcaatattgacaacgcaatgtaacgaagtttgtaagatcgcgcgcgctttaaattcaacggcgatttcaaaatatgtaacactgaagatgacggatgtaccgtcgaaacatgtctggaaaattaaagaaagttgttatgtttatacgactaacTACAAacttctttttgattggttcatttggaTCCGTAAATGACATCAGCAAAGTAGTTGAATATCAACtcagcatttttttgttttccaccaaaaccaatatttacaagaaaaatataCTCGATGGCGCCTTTGAAACACGATCCTGTGCTATTAGTTTACAATGGACTTAAAAGAAGTACAACTAAAGAatgaaactaaagaaattatCTGTGCAAATTCAAGTTACTTAATATAAACATTGAATAATCAAAAGTTCATTGGAAAGAAGTGCAAGGAGCTGagctttgaaatgttttacaCAGAGACCATGGACacttcaaaaaagttgtttggTTTCCGAAATAGTTGGACCTTTTGTCTTTGTGAAGCTATTTTTGGTAAGCTGGATTTTAAATGAAATTGCCTGTATGTCACAGTGTAATAAACAAAATTTACTGTCAAATTTGTTTGACTTTGCTTCTCTTGTATTGTTCATTCATCTGTTATGTTTGAacctataataattttgttatttaaaaaagctttcACAAATCCATGGTTCCTTTGTATTCAAAGGGTTCAAATATTTTAAGGTTCAATTTTTCTCGTAATGATTTAGTTATACCGTCCTaacttcaaactttcaattcCGTAAGCTAAAAAACATCGAAATGAAACGACTGCGTGTTTTTAGGGTTTaaggttattcaaacaaaaacttcgcaattAATATGCTTCACTGATTTACGGAAGGCGGCTTTATTAGTTATATTGTTATACATGAGGTCTAAGCTGTTTAGTGTGCAATTACTGTCCTTTAGTGCTGCTGATAAATGCTCGGCTGCTTCATCAGTTAACTTGTTACCCCCGAGGTTTAAGTagtttagtttgcaattacTGTCCTTTAGTGCTGCTGATAAATGCTCGGCTGCTTCATCAGTTAACTTGTTACCCCCAAGGTTTAAGTAGTTTAGTTTGCATCCAGTATTGACAAGAAACTTTTGCACTTCTTTTGCACCCAATGAACCAAGATCATTCCTAAACAAATTCATACTCAAAACTCCCGAAGCATTTTCTAAGAAATGCGAGACAGCAGCAAAGTCAACAGGCGCGAGTGAACAGAAACTAAAATCTACGGCGTTAAAGCCAATTTgctcaattttgttttgtaacacTGCCTGCTGTTTTTCATCATCAATCTCGTACAAACACTTACATAAGTTCAGTGCTAGCTGTTTGTCTTTTTCAGCTGGCCAACAGGTCAGTGTTATTTTCCCTGGTAACGAGTAATCAACCATCATTGCCCTTTCGGATTTCTCCTCAGTCGACATTGGAAGCAGTTTGATAAAAATGTCGCTGTTTGAGCTCTTTGTTTCTGGATCAGATCCAAGTAATCCAGCCACAAACTGCAGCACCATTTGCCATACACCATCGTTAATGTGTTTTGACACAAAGTTTTTGAGTTTTCTTTTACTCAAGGACTCCACAAGATTTTTTGCAGCGAAGAATTCCTGCAGCGTTAAGTGTGTAAAGCAGTATTGGGCTTTCGGCGGCACATTAAAACGGGATTTGGCGTCTGGCAATCTGTGAAGAAGTCCACAATCTTCCAAACCACTGACTTCGCCTGACTCAAAGAGCAATCTTCCCTGTTTTACTCCCTCAAAAGCAATTTCCCCGAGTCTCTTGAAAATTTCTTTGTGATCATTTGGGAGCTTGTTAAACGGCAAGTACATGTAATCTTTGAGATTACCTTGAGCGTTGCTTTGGCGATtgtgtttaaaaaagaaaatctttacAACCATCGCGTAAATATCAGTCATTCTTGTCGGCAGGGCGTGTGCTGTATCAGTGAGACTGAAAATTTccagaagacaagaacaaatAAGAAAACAGGTCACTGGGATGTAGCACAATGAAAACAGGTTCATGTTCGACTTTATGTGTCCCCAAATTTTGTCCTTTGCGTCGTGAACTCCTTGTGTAAACTTTTCGACATATTCTTCAACCTTTTCGGACGTAAATCCGAGGATTTCGACTGTTCTATCAAAGTTCACATCTGCAATACAGGACACTGCCGTTGGTCTTGTTGTTGTGATTATGTTTAGACCACGAAGAAGTTGTCCTCTGGCTAGTTTGTTAAATAAAGCGGAAACGGGCATCTTCTCCTCCAAGCCATTCTTGTAACATATGTGGTCTTTTCCAGCGATATCCTCTTTCGCAGAAAATTCATCGACTCCgtcaaaaataaaaagaactcgGCTTGGGTATTTAATAACATAATTCCACATAGAATCATTCAACTGCTCAACTATTTCTGCTTTAGCCAACAGTTCACGGAGACTAAGCAATAGATTGCTTGTAAAGCGCCTGAATTTCATgaggaacacaacaacaacgtttGTTTTGTCATCCTGATTTCCATTGAACGCTTCACCAGATGCCCACATGCGAGCAATCATTGTGCTGAGCAATGTCTTTCCTATGCCAGGACGTCCAACGACAAGGACGTTCTTGTGTTTTTTGTCAATAACATCCTCTGGCTTGGCATAGAAACAGTTCTTGGAATCGGGCGGGTATTCTTTAAGTTGTTTGCTTCTGTCTTTAGCAAAGACATGGTCAGCTCTGCCTTCATGCATTGCCACATTGACATAGATTTGATCAATGTTAAGATGATTGGGTGTCAGGCCTTCGCCTTGGTTACGGCCAAAGGGTAGTTTCAGATCAGTCAGACGCTCTGTGAAATTTAAGCAATCATCCTTCATTTTTTCAATGGCTTCTGTCAGTTCAAGTCGCTCTCGTGGGATTCCTGAGTGTTCCAAAAGCATTTCTTCTCCCGCTTCGCCCGTATCAACTGTTGAAGGAACATTCGGGATATTGACGACTTCCGGTATTTCTCCTGGAGGTGTTTCCTGTTGTTGATCCGAGTTCGATCTCAAATGATCAGTATAAAACTGTCGATTGTCCATGAAAGTTCTTCCATTTTTAGCTCGTAATAAGATCCAGCCAATCTCCACGAAAGCTAAAAATGCGAAAATGCCGTTAACCACTGCCACAGCAATGGTCCAGAAATTCTTTTTCCCTGCTCCGCGATTGATGCATTCGTAAACTGTTGATTGTGTCTGGTTCGTAGATAGCTTTCCCGAATCATTACCTCTCTCAAGAGGACAGGTAAAATCTGCGGGAAAGTGCCCGGGATAGAGTAAGTCGGTCTTTAGgaagacaatgaaaatgatCCCCAGAGCAAATTTTGCGGCAAGTTTAGATAAATATGCGAAGAAAAGGCAACGCCTTCGAATTCGTCTTCGATTGCTCAACCTCCGTTCCGCATCTCTGAGTGCGCCCTTGAGTCTATTAACTGTGGACCTGATGCACACGTAGTAAACAACGGACACCAAAGGAATCGAGAGGAAATTAACAATGACGAAGGCGTAGAGAGGAATGCCGAGTTTGTAGACTTGATTTTGGTACTGGTCGAAGCACTTTCCTTGGATAAAATCCTTCTCGCTAGTGGTTTTCACATCGCAGCTGACGTCGAATCTTGATTCGTTGCTCTCGATGTCTAAAAATATCCCACTAACTATCCCATCAAGAAAAACCCAAAAGAAATTTGCTACATAACTGAGTATGCTAAGAGTTTCGGGCATAAGCAAGTCTTTGAAATCCATTTTGGTTTCGTGTTTGATCGTTGTCGATTTGATTCTGGGCTGGGTGTGGCGGAAGCAGGGGAGTTGGCGTCTTTATAACGCCAAGATTGACAGCAAATTGAACGTTTTAATTAATCTTTCTAAATAAGGC
This window harbors:
- the LOC138039226 gene encoding NACHT, LRR and PYD domains-containing protein 12-like, with the protein product MDFKDLLMPETLSILSYVANFFWVFLDGIVSGIFLDIESNESRFDVSCDVKTTSEKDFIQGKCFDQYQNQVYKLGIPLYAFVIVNFLSIPLVSVVYYVCIRSTVNRLKGALRDAERRLSNRRRIRRRCLFFAYLSKLAAKFALGIIFIVFLKTDLLYPGHFPADFTCPLERGNDSGKLSTNQTQSTVYECINRGAGKKNFWTIAVAVVNGIFAFLAFVEIGWILLRAKNGRTFMDNRQFYTDHLRSNSDQQQETPPGEIPEVVNIPNVPSTVDTGEAGEEMLLEHSGIPRERLELTEAIEKMKDDCLNFTERLTDLKLPFGRNQGEGLTPNHLNIDQIYVNVAMHEGRADHVFAKDRSKQLKEYPPDSKNCFYAKPEDVIDKKHKNVLVVGRPGIGKTLLSTMIARMWASGEAFNGNQDDKTNVVVVFLMKFRRFTSNLLLSLRELLAKAEIVEQLNDSMWNYVIKYPSRVLFIFDGVDEFSAKEDIAGKDHICYKNGLEEKMPVSALFNKLARGQLLRGLNIITTTRPTAVSCIADVNFDRTVEILGFTSEKVEEYVEKFTQGVHDAKDKIWGHIKSNMNLFSLCYIPVTCFLICSCLLEIFSLTDTAHALPTRMTDIYAMVVKIFFFKHNRQSNAQGNLKDYMYLPFNKLPNDHKEIFKRLGEIAFEGVKQGRLLFESGEVSGLEDCGLLHRLPDAKSRFNVPPKAQYCFTHLTLQEFFAAKNLVESLSKRKLKNFVSKHINDGVWQMVLQFVAGLLGSDPETKSSNSDIFIKLLPMSTEEKSERAMMVDYSLPGKITLTCWPAEKDKQLALNLCKCLYEIDDEKQQAVLQNKIEQIGFNAVDFSFCSLAPVDFAAVSHFLENASGVLSMNLFRNDLGSLGAKEVQKFLVNTGCKLNYLNLGGNKLTDEAAEHLSAALKDSNCKLNYLNLGGNKLTDEAAEHLSAALKDSNCTLNSLDLMYNNITNKAAFRKSVKHINCEVFV